In Candidatus Epulonipiscium viviparus, one DNA window encodes the following:
- a CDS encoding cation:proton antiporter: MDTILTDLAIMLLVGLIFEKIANKLKLPSVTGYLAAGLLLGPSLLKIVSVDIISDFAIISNLALGFIAFSVGGEFKLSYFRRVGAAPIVIAIFEALGAMLLVTGVMLLFNFDLTFSLVLGAIATATAAASTIMVVKEYNAKGPVTETLLSVVALDDAVCLISFGFAVTIAKAIATGSGSMVAMLLEPFGQIFGSLVTGVVLGFLMKFPIIWVKNKGGQLSVIIAFVALTIAVADLFGFSSLLTCMAMGAMFANVYVESDSIVDVADEITPPLYMIFFVISGAELDVSVLPTLGLVGMIYIVFRVVGKISGAAIAAKIMRAPATVQKYLGATLIPQEGVAIALALLAEDVVPEYAIQIRAIVLCGTFIYGMIGPALTKTALKRAGEID, translated from the coding sequence ATGGATACAATATTAACAGACCTTGCAATAATGTTGCTTGTAGGATTGATATTCGAAAAGATAGCCAATAAGCTGAAACTACCAAGTGTAACAGGATATTTGGCAGCGGGGTTATTGCTGGGACCTTCATTACTAAAGATTGTATCGGTTGATATTATTAGTGATTTTGCAATTATATCCAATTTGGCGTTAGGATTTATAGCGTTTTCGGTTGGGGGAGAATTTAAGCTGAGTTATTTTAGGCGTGTTGGAGCGGCACCAATAGTTATTGCTATCTTCGAAGCTTTGGGTGCTATGTTGCTAGTAACGGGTGTTATGTTGTTATTCAATTTTGATCTAACGTTTTCGTTGGTTTTGGGAGCGATAGCAACAGCGACGGCCGCAGCTTCGACAATAATGGTGGTAAAAGAATATAATGCTAAGGGGCCTGTAACAGAAACACTTTTGAGTGTTGTAGCTCTTGATGATGCGGTATGTTTGATTAGTTTTGGATTTGCGGTAACGATTGCAAAGGCAATTGCGACGGGAAGCGGTTCTATGGTAGCGATGTTGTTGGAACCCTTTGGACAGATATTTGGGTCATTAGTGACGGGAGTTGTGTTGGGATTTTTAATGAAGTTTCCTATTATATGGGTTAAGAATAAAGGGGGACAGCTATCTGTTATAATAGCATTTGTGGCATTGACAATTGCCGTTGCGGATTTGTTTGGATTTTCGAGTTTGCTAACTTGTATGGCAATGGGAGCGATGTTTGCGAATGTGTATGTTGAAAGTGATAGCATTGTGGATGTAGCAGATGAAATTACTCCGCCTCTTTATATGATATTCTTTGTGATTTCTGGCGCGGAACTAGATGTATCGGTATTGCCGACGTTGGGGCTTGTGGGAATGATTTATATTGTGTTTCGAGTAGTAGGAAAAATTTCTGGGGCAGCGATAGCGGCAAAGATTATGCGTGCTCCGGCAACTGTTCAAAAATATTTGGGGGCAACGCTGATTCCGCAAGAGGGAGTTGCTATTGCATTAGCGCTATTGGCAGAAGACGTGGTGCCGGAATATGCTATTCAAATCAGAGCAATTGTACTTTGTGGAACATTTATTTATGGAATGATAGGGCCTGCCCTTACTAAGACTGCATTAAAAAGAGCAGGGGAAATCGATTAA